The Periplaneta americana isolate PAMFEO1 chromosome 9, P.americana_PAMFEO1_priV1, whole genome shotgun sequence genome contains a region encoding:
- the LOC138706627 gene encoding uncharacterized protein isoform X1: MMLHDKWPILTMLATAYLSGASASEEASTELPHVNPLQTFGVGLKDMVLRTFSLCGSELLGLRRDASEGSQVRKTLCTYLLKPHTETGRGHYGAPAYNTYVSGFDPLTLLAGLAFLAFLLQTLHALLYRQTTSVNSVGLSRKMPETPADLEHSVKTAFDKYEMLNSEGRMIDNTPWQWPSLPAAMRNLVSSYWGLRDHVPCYNDPLCSSMYNEQRHKS, translated from the exons atgATGCTACATGACAAATGGCCAATTCTAACTATGTTGGCAACTGCATATTTATCAGGGGCATCTGCCAGCGAAGAAGCATCAACAGAACTGCCCCATGTAAACCCACTGCAGACTTTTGGTGTAGGTCTGAAAGACATGGTCCTGAGAACTTTCAGTCTGTGCGGCTCAGAGCTGCTAGGACTGAGGAGAGATGCGAGTGAAGGCAGCCAAGTTCGCAAAACACTCTGCACGTACTTACTCAAACCACACACAGAGACAGGAAGGGGCCACTACGGGGCTCCTGCATACAACACGTATGT ATCTGGATTTGATCCCTTGACCCTTCTTGCGGGTCTTGCATTCTTAGCCTTTCTGCTTCAGACTCTCCATGCTCTTCTATATCGACAGACAACAAGTGTCAATTCAGTTGGTCTCTCCCGGAAAATGCCAGAAACTCCTGCAGATTTGGAACATAGCGTCAAAACAGCATTTGACAAATAT GAAATGCTCAACTCTGAAGGAAGAATGATTGATAATACTCCTTGGCAATGGCCTTCACTCCCAGCAGCAATGAGGAATCTTGTCTCCAGTTATTGGGGGCTAAGAGATCATGTGCCCTGTTACAACGACCCCTTGTGCAGTTCCATGTACAACGAACAACGGCACAAGAGTTGA
- the LOC138706627 gene encoding uncharacterized protein isoform X2: MMLHDKWPILTMLATAYLSGASASEEASTELPHVNPLQTFGVGLKDMVLRTFSLCGSELLGLRRDASEGSQVRKTLCTYLLKPHTETGRGHYGAPAYNTSGFDPLTLLAGLAFLAFLLQTLHALLYRQTTSVNSVGLSRKMPETPADLEHSVKTAFDKYEMLNSEGRMIDNTPWQWPSLPAAMRNLVSSYWGLRDHVPCYNDPLCSSMYNEQRHKS, encoded by the exons atgATGCTACATGACAAATGGCCAATTCTAACTATGTTGGCAACTGCATATTTATCAGGGGCATCTGCCAGCGAAGAAGCATCAACAGAACTGCCCCATGTAAACCCACTGCAGACTTTTGGTGTAGGTCTGAAAGACATGGTCCTGAGAACTTTCAGTCTGTGCGGCTCAGAGCTGCTAGGACTGAGGAGAGATGCGAGTGAAGGCAGCCAAGTTCGCAAAACACTCTGCACGTACTTACTCAAACCACACACAGAGACAGGAAGGGGCCACTACGGGGCTCCTGCATACAACAC ATCTGGATTTGATCCCTTGACCCTTCTTGCGGGTCTTGCATTCTTAGCCTTTCTGCTTCAGACTCTCCATGCTCTTCTATATCGACAGACAACAAGTGTCAATTCAGTTGGTCTCTCCCGGAAAATGCCAGAAACTCCTGCAGATTTGGAACATAGCGTCAAAACAGCATTTGACAAATAT GAAATGCTCAACTCTGAAGGAAGAATGATTGATAATACTCCTTGGCAATGGCCTTCACTCCCAGCAGCAATGAGGAATCTTGTCTCCAGTTATTGGGGGCTAAGAGATCATGTGCCCTGTTACAACGACCCCTTGTGCAGTTCCATGTACAACGAACAACGGCACAAGAGTTGA